Sequence from the Methanobacterium alkalithermotolerans genome:
TGGAGATCCTCGAAGATCCGAACCTAAAAAGTACGGTGGAAGAGGAGCTAGAGCTAGAAAACAGAAAAGTTATCGATAAGTCGATAACCTTATATTCTTTTATATTTATAAAAAAATAAGAATCGTTGATTTATTATGATTCCTGTAAGATGTATAAGCTGCGGCAAAGTGGTATCTGCATATTTCGATGAATACCAGAATAGAACTGCAGAGGGAGAAGACCCTAAGGTAGTTTTAGATGATTTAGGAGTAAATCGATATTGTTGCAGAAGAATGTTGATTTCTCATGTAGAAACATGGTAGGGACCGTAGGGTAGCTTGGTCCATCCTCCCAGCCATTGAATTAAATATCTAAAGAATATTACAGGCCTTGCAAGTAGCGGGGATTAAAACTGGTATGATTCTAGGCCATTTATTCAACTGGATCGGGGATGGTCAACACCGGAACGCTGGAGACCCGAGTTCAAATCTCGGCGGTCCCATTACTTTAATTTAATAATTATCATCATACTGTAATTAGAAAATATAATTTTTTGGGGATGAGATGATATGGCATCAAGTAAATTAACCCGTTTTGAAAAGGCCAGAATTATAGGCGCAAGAGCTCTTCAGCTTTCTATGGGAGCAACACCATTAGTTGATGTTCCAAATTCTCTTGATCCTATTGATATAGCTACATTAGAACTTAAGAAGAAAGTTATCCCTCTAGATATTAGAAAATAACCATTATTTTTGCCTAAAGAGGTGTTTTTGTGGATAGCGTTATTGAAGACGTCCGTGTAAGGAAGATTTTAGATAGTAGAGGAAACCCTACACTGGAAGTAGATGTTATAACTTGGAATGGATTTGGAAGAGCTGCTGCTCCTAGTGGAGCCAGTACCGGATCTCGCGAAGTTGTAGCCTTTCCTGAAGGTGGGGTAGATAAGATTATTGGCGAAGTAGAGGATGTTATATCCTCGGAACTAATAGGTATGGATGCAGAGGACCTGCAGGATATTGACCTGGTACTTAAGGAAATTGATGGTACTGAAAATCTTTCAGCCATTGGTGGAAATACCACTGTAGCAGTTTCTATGGCTGTGGCTAAGGCGGCAGCAGCTTCCTATAATATGCCGTTATATAAATTTTTAGGCGGCAGTATGCGTACTGAAATACCATATCCTCTGGGTAATATGATTAATGGAGGGGCACATGCAGGAAAACATGCTCCTGATATCCAGGAGTTTTTGGTGGTTCCAGCTGGTGCTAGTAACATCACCGAAGCAGTTTTTGCCAATTCAAATGTTCATAAAAAGATTAAAGAATTCATCCAGTTAAAAGATAAAACCTTCACGGGTGGTAAAGGTGATGAAGGAGGATGGGCACCCAATCTTTCCAATTACGATGCATTAGAAATCCAATCTAAAGCATGTGAAGAAGTTGGAGATGAAATGGGTATAGAAATTCGACCTTCCCTGGATATGGCTGCCAGTGAAATGTGGGACTCTTCCCAGGAAAAGTATTTATACTCCCAGGAGAACATAGCCCGTGATACAGCCGAACAGATAGAATTTGTTAAAGAAATAATTGAAAACTATAACATGTTCTATGTGGAAGACCCTCTACATGAAGGTGATTTCCAGGGATTTTCAGAGCTGACTTCCAAAATTGGCCATAAATGCCTGATATGTGGTGATGATATCTTTGTAACCAACAAAGAAATACTAAAAGAAGGCATTGATGCGAAAGCTGGAAATTCCATTATCATCAAACCTAATCAGATTGGTACACTTACCGATACATATGAAACGGTTAAACTGGCCCGAGAAAATCAATATGTCCCTGTGGTATCCCATAGATCTGGAGAGACAACTGATGAAACTATAGCCCATCTTGCAGTGGCATTTTCTGCTCCTTTAATTAAAACTGGAGCTTTAGGTGGGGAGAGAATAGCCAAACTCAATGAACTGATACGTATAGAAGAAGAAGTTGCTAATCCACAAATGGCTTCTTTGAATAAATAAACTAAAAAAAAATTAACAAACTATCCTTTTTAAATTTATGTTGCTGGTTTATTTATAATACTTATAAAGGAGATATAAATGGTAAAAATAGTCATTGATTATGAAAAATGTGATGGAGCAGACTGTGGTGAATGTGTGGATGTCTGCCCCATGGAAGTCCTCATAATTGAAGGGGACAAAATTGTAATTCAAAATCTAGAAGAATGCAGCTTATGTGAGGTCTGCATGGATGTCTGCCCTAAAGAGGCTATAGATGTAGATGAAGATTAAGCTTTTTCCATTCTTAATTTAAACTAATTTAGTTAAGGAATATTTACTCCTTAATAAAAAAAAATAAAATAATATTTAATCAGTACTCGTGTCTAAGCTATTTAGATTAAACAAGAGGCGACAATATATAAAATGAGGTGATAAGTTGTCAGAACTTTTAATTCCACTCGACAAGTATTTAGCAGCAGGTTTGCACATTGGAACTCAACAGAAAACTAGTGATATGGAAAGATATATTTACCGGGTCAGATCCGATGGTTTGTATGTTTTAGATGTAAGAAAAACTAATGATAGAATTATGGATGCTGCCAAATTCCTGGCAAAATATGATACTGATGATATACTGGCGGTTTCTACCCGACAATACGGCCAAGCACCGGTAAGAAAATTTGGTGAAGTAACTGGTACTAAAACCATACCTGGAAGATTTATTCCTGGAACTCTGACCAATCCTAACTATGCCAAGTTCATAGAACCTAAGGTGCTTTTAATTACTGATCCTAGATCTGATTCCCAGGCAATTATTGAAGCCAATCAAATTGGAATACCGGTAGTTGCTCTTTGTGATACTGAAAATTTACTGGGCAATGTTGATCTGGTAATTCCCGTCAATAACAAGGGTAGAAAGGCCATTGCTCTGGTATACTGGCTACTCGCCCAGCAGCTACTCCGTGAAAAAGGAATCCTTAAAGAAGATGAAGAACTGGATATCCCTGCTACTGAATTTGAATTGAAAATTTAATACGGCTTAAAAGATATAAATTAACACATAAACTGAATTTATATTATTAAGGTCGTGAGTGTATGATAAGAAAACCTGCCGTTGCAGGACTTTTCTATGAGAGCAATCCTGCATCTCTAAAAAAAAGGATTAAATGGTGCTTCCAGCATACTCTGGGTCCGGGAAAGATACCGGTAAAGGGCCATAAACATAACATAATGGGTATGGTTGTCCCTCATGCGGGCTATGTCTATTCCGGACCAGTGGCAGCCCATGCCTATTATCAACTAGTAGAAGACGGATACCCGGACACTTTTGTTATTTTATGTCCCAACCATACTGGAATGGGCTCCGGGGTTTCTACCATGGTTAAAGGTGAATGGGAAACACCCCTGGGCTTGGTAGAAATTGATCAGGAACTGGCCAGTCTCATGGTTTCTAAATCCAGTATCATTGATACCAATCCTCAGGCACACTCTCAGGAACATAGCTGTGAAGTCCATTTACCATTTTTACAGTACTTTGAATCAGATTTTAAAATAGTTCCAGTATCCATGTGGATGCAGGATGAAGAAACATCTCTAGAAATTGGAGAATCCATTGCCACTGCTGCTCAGGAGCTAAAAAGAAATATAGTCATCATAGCCAGCACGGACTTTACCCATTATCAGCCTCAAAAAATAGCAGCACATAATGATCATCTACTTTTAGAAGCTATTGCCCGGCTAGATGAAAGCCAGATGTATGCTTTAATTCGTCAGCACAATATCAGCATGTGTGGCTATGGTCCGGTGGCTGCTACCAGCATAGCCTCTAAAATATTAGGTGCCAGGAGCGCTGAAATCTTAAAGTATGCTACCAGCGGAGATATTACCGGAGATCATAGTTCTGTGGTGGGTTATGGTTCCCTATTATTTAAATGAATTTATATCATGATTTATTTTACTATTAGGGAAATATGAGTTACAAATTTACTAAGCACTTATTAATAAGATGTTATAATCATCATTAAATTATTTTAAGCCACAGAAGGCTAAAAGGTGAACATATGGAATCCAAGGCATCTGCACCAGGTAAAGCAATTCTTTTTGGGGAACACGCAGTTGTTTTTGGACAGCCTGCCCTGGCCTTTGCAGTTGATAAAAGAGCATATGTCTCTCTTAAAAAAAGCTCTGGGAAAAAATCTACCATTAAATCTACAGATTTAAATTTTGAAGCTAGTTTTGATTTATCCCGAGGTATAGATATTCTTAAAAATCAAAAAAAAGGGATTGTCAATTATATATTAGGGGCCCTGTCTCTGGGCCATGATGGATCCCCTCTGGAAATTGAACTCAGCATGGAAATGCCTGTAGGTGCGGGGATGGGTTCTTCAGCTGCTGTAACTGTTGCCACACTTGCAGCAGCATATAATTTACATCATAAAAATATTGATATTTCTAATTTAGCTAAAAAAGCCCATGAAGTTGAATTAATGGTTCAGGGTGCAGCCAGCCCACTGGATACAGCAGTTAGTACTAATGGTGGTCTGGTTTATTTAGATGAAAATTCAGAAATTTCCTCCCATCAAGCCTATCTGGATAATTCTCTAATACTGGGTTACACTTCTTACCGGGGCAATACTGGTGAAATGGTGGATTCTGTTAGAAAAAGAAGAGAAAGATTCCCTCAAATAATGGATCCGGTTATTGAATCAGTGGGGAACATTACCCGCCAGGCCCTAAAATTACTATCACAGGATAATCTGGATA
This genomic interval carries:
- a CDS encoding DNA-directed RNA polymerase subunit K, with the translated sequence MASSKLTRFEKARIIGARALQLSMGATPLVDVPNSLDPIDIATLELKKKVIPLDIRK
- the mvk gene encoding mevalonate kinase, whose protein sequence is MESKASAPGKAILFGEHAVVFGQPALAFAVDKRAYVSLKKSSGKKSTIKSTDLNFEASFDLSRGIDILKNQKKGIVNYILGALSLGHDGSPLEIELSMEMPVGAGMGSSAAVTVATLAAAYNLHHKNIDISNLAKKAHEVELMVQGAASPLDTAVSTNGGLVYLDENSEISSHQAYLDNSLILGYTSYRGNTGEMVDSVRKRRERFPQIMDPVIESVGNITRQALKLLSQDNLDKEYLGELMNINQGLLDSMGVNTPELSRMIFNARKYGALGSKITGAGGGGSIIAFCPGKLEEVLHILQKTDSAINADFSKEGVLIHHK
- a CDS encoding 4Fe-4S dicluster domain-containing protein, whose translation is MVKIVIDYEKCDGADCGECVDVCPMEVLIIEGDKIVIQNLEECSLCEVCMDVCPKEAIDVDED
- the eno gene encoding phosphopyruvate hydratase, which produces MDSVIEDVRVRKILDSRGNPTLEVDVITWNGFGRAAAPSGASTGSREVVAFPEGGVDKIIGEVEDVISSELIGMDAEDLQDIDLVLKEIDGTENLSAIGGNTTVAVSMAVAKAAAASYNMPLYKFLGGSMRTEIPYPLGNMINGGAHAGKHAPDIQEFLVVPAGASNITEAVFANSNVHKKIKEFIQLKDKTFTGGKGDEGGWAPNLSNYDALEIQSKACEEVGDEMGIEIRPSLDMAASEMWDSSQEKYLYSQENIARDTAEQIEFVKEIIENYNMFYVEDPLHEGDFQGFSELTSKIGHKCLICGDDIFVTNKEILKEGIDAKAGNSIIIKPNQIGTLTDTYETVKLARENQYVPVVSHRSGETTDETIAHLAVAFSAPLIKTGALGGERIAKLNELIRIEEEVANPQMASLNK
- the amrB gene encoding AmmeMemoRadiSam system protein B, translated to MIRKPAVAGLFYESNPASLKKRIKWCFQHTLGPGKIPVKGHKHNIMGMVVPHAGYVYSGPVAAHAYYQLVEDGYPDTFVILCPNHTGMGSGVSTMVKGEWETPLGLVEIDQELASLMVSKSSIIDTNPQAHSQEHSCEVHLPFLQYFESDFKIVPVSMWMQDEETSLEIGESIATAAQELKRNIVIIASTDFTHYQPQKIAAHNDHLLLEAIARLDESQMYALIRQHNISMCGYGPVAATSIASKILGARSAEILKYATSGDITGDHSSVVGYGSLLFK
- the rpsB gene encoding 30S ribosomal protein S2, producing MSELLIPLDKYLAAGLHIGTQQKTSDMERYIYRVRSDGLYVLDVRKTNDRIMDAAKFLAKYDTDDILAVSTRQYGQAPVRKFGEVTGTKTIPGRFIPGTLTNPNYAKFIEPKVLLITDPRSDSQAIIEANQIGIPVVALCDTENLLGNVDLVIPVNNKGRKAIALVYWLLAQQLLREKGILKEDEELDIPATEFELKI
- a CDS encoding DNA-directed RNA polymerase subunit N, translating into MIPVRCISCGKVVSAYFDEYQNRTAEGEDPKVVLDDLGVNRYCCRRMLISHVETW